Below is a genomic region from Algoriphagus halophilus.
TGCTGGAGGAAATTTCAATATTTCCACTAAGTGCTGGAACCGCCAAATGTCCGACCATAATCATTTCTACATCATGATCGATTCCATATTGAAAGGGGTATAATTCTTCGGCTACTAACTCCTGTTTCGTTTTATTTACCACAGGCAAACCTAAATGAGAATCCACATGGGTGTCTCCATGGCCTGGAAAGTGTTTTAGGCAAGCTCCAATTCCTGCTTTCTTCAATCCCTTGTAAGCAGCTAAGGCAAGCCGGGCGACAGAATTTGTGTCAGACCCAAAAGACCTATAGCCTATGACTGGGTTGGAAGGATTAGTGTTGACATCTGCGCAAGGAGCTAGATTTAGATGAATTCCTGCGCTTTTTAGATCAAGCCCCATTCGGTAATTGACCTCTTCTACTTGCTTTTCCCCTTCTTGGCTAATTCCGCCCAAAGAAATAGCAAAAGGATAAGCGGGAGTTTGCTCGATACGCATTGCCAAACCAAATTCCCCATCAATGGAAATGATTAAAGGGATGGTAGAAGCCTCTTGATACCGGTTGATAAGTGCTACTAATTTTTCTAAAGTCCCTGATATGTCTAAAACCTCCTGTCTTTTTTCGAAGTTGGCAGCAGCTGAAATACGACTATGAAAAAAGGTCAATCCACCTATTTCTTCCTCTCGGATCAGGTTTTCCAAGTCTTGATAATTTTCTTCCGAATCATGAATAAATGCCGCAGGGAAGAAAATCTGGGCTATTTTTTGCCTATTGGTTAGCGTGGGGTTCATTCGTTAATTTCAGGTTTATGTGCTTTTTTACTCGAAAGCCGCCTAGTTCAAAGCTACCGGTTTTAGTTGAAAGTTTTGGAGAAAGTTTTATTCAGTTTTCTTTCCAAACTCTTTAGGGTATTTTACGGATTTTGCTATGATTAAGGCCGGAATCATGGCAATTCCTACCCAAATAAAGAACCCTGTGTATCCTAACCATTCCTGAATATACCCTGAAACCATCCCTGGAAACATCATTCCCATAGCCATAAATCCAGTGGCTAATGCGTAATGGGAAGTTTTAAAAAGCCCTTCCGCCAAATAAATCAAAAAGATCATATAGGCTGCAAAGCCAAACCCATACCCAAATTGTTCTATGACGACGACTGTGCCGGCAAAAACGATGTTTTCTGGTTGAAAATGGGCCAAAGCGATGTAAAGTAAATTGGGGAGGTTTAGGGATAAGGCCATGGGGATCATCCATTTCCCCAATCCATTTTTTGAAATGGCAATACCACCCAAGATCCCACCCAATAATAATGCAATTACTCCGATGGTACCATAAAGAAAGCCGACTTCGGAAGTGCTCAAGCCCAATCCACCAGTTTGGCGATTTTCCAATAAAAATGGAGAGGCCATTTTTACTAGTTGAGATTCTCCCAACCGATAAAGCAAGACAAAGGCCAGGGAGATTCCAATATTCTTTTTTGTGAAGAAAGTACTGAAAACCATGGCAAAACTGGCTTCTTTTTTACTTGTGTCTTTGGATTCCTCTTCTACTTTCGGAGTGGTTAAAAAATTAATAGCGGTAAGTAGCAACATTAATGCCCCGACTATAATCATGGTATAAGACCAAGCTTTGCTATTATCTCCTAAACTGGTTTCTAGATACCCTGCAATTATGACGATCAAGCCTTGCCCAGTGATCATGCCTATTCTATAGAATGTACCTCTCAGTCCTACAAAAAAGCTTTGTTGGTCTGGTTTTAATGCAATCAAATACATGCCATCTGAAGCGATATCATTGGTAGCAGAGGCAAATGCCCCCATCCAGAAAAAAGCGAGTGAGATAAAGAAAAACGAAGAGCCTGAGGTATTGAACCCCACTCCAATGAATACCAAGGCCAATACCAATTGCATGTATAAAAACCATTTTCTTTTGGTACCTACTAAATCAATGATAGGGCTCCAAATGGGCTTAATTACCCATGGTAAATACAATAGACTGGTGTATAATCCGATGTCGCTATTGGAGACCCCGAGCTTTTTATACATAATCACAGAGACTACGATGATCACAATGTAGGGTATCCCTTCGGTCATGTATAAGGAAGGGATCCAAAGCCAAGGGTTTTTAGGTTTATTTTGTGTCATTATTGCGAATCAAATTTTCATATACACTGATTTCCGAGCCATCAATTACTTTAGCTCCCACCGTTTTTTGGTAAAAATCCTCTGGTCCTACTCCTCCGATTATTCCATAGATGTATCCCATTTCCCGAAGAGATTCTAAAGACTTAATCAATAGTATCTTTCCTATTCCTTTTCCTCTTTCGGATTCTTTGGTGCCTGTTGGGCCAAAAAAGTTTTTTGCTGTAGCCTCATAGCAAGCAAAACCCAGGATTTCATTTTCTCTTTGGGCTATGTAACAGCTTACAGGTTGTCTGGAAAAAGAAACCTCTACTTCCGATTTCCAATAAGCACCAAAATGTTCTTGTACCCAAGAAGTGACAAAATGCTTTTCTGGAGCGATGGCTCTACGAAAGACAATGTTTTCCTTTTTGGCAAGTTGTTTTTCTAAATCGGAACAATCCGGTAATCCAATCAATCTGACAAGCATGTCTTTCATTGTAGAAAATTTTAAGGTACCTGGTAGACTTGGGTTTGAACTATTCTACCATAATGATCTATCCATCTTATGGCAAGATACTTTTTATTTAAACTGGATACTTCTAATGCTCTAGCTCTCATTCCTCCCACCCAAATGGGGTGAATTTCTGAATCGGCAAGTTGGTCCAACTCACTTGCTCCTTGTACCAATGCGTAACGAATTGCCGGGTCCAATGGCTTCTCGAGATGGATTTTGGTCAGTGTTTGATCTGCGGTGATATCCAAGACCACAGGGATGTCAATAATTGCCGGTTTCTTGGGTTGGAAAGCAGGAGGTAATGTGGTTTCCTGATACAGCTCGTTTTTTATGGTTTGCGCCACATCCTGATTTTTGATCAGCAAAGATTTGGCAGAGAAAAAGGCATTACCCTGTACATTTGGGATAGTTCGAGTGTAAGAAATTTGGTCAGGAATTTCTCTGGGATTATCCCAAGCCTTATCTGCATTGTCTCGGATTTTATAAGGGCCGTTTCCGATATAGATATTTGTTTGGTTGCTATTATTTGACCACCAATCATTCAATTTTCTATAGCTTGCCAACTCATAATCCATGCTCCAATAGATTTGAGGGATCAAGTAATC
It encodes:
- a CDS encoding MFS transporter, with amino-acid sequence MTQNKPKNPWLWIPSLYMTEGIPYIVIIVVSVIMYKKLGVSNSDIGLYTSLLYLPWVIKPIWSPIIDLVGTKRKWFLYMQLVLALVFIGVGFNTSGSSFFFISLAFFWMGAFASATNDIASDGMYLIALKPDQQSFFVGLRGTFYRIGMITGQGLIVIIAGYLETSLGDNSKAWSYTMIIVGALMLLLTAINFLTTPKVEEESKDTSKKEASFAMVFSTFFTKKNIGISLAFVLLYRLGESQLVKMASPFLLENRQTGGLGLSTSEVGFLYGTIGVIALLLGGILGGIAISKNGLGKWMIPMALSLNLPNLLYIALAHFQPENIVFAGTVVVIEQFGYGFGFAAYMIFLIYLAEGLFKTSHYALATGFMAMGMMFPGMVSGYIQEWLGYTGFFIWVGIAMIPALIIAKSVKYPKEFGKKTE
- a CDS encoding GNAT family N-acetyltransferase, encoding MKDMLVRLIGLPDCSDLEKQLAKKENIVFRRAIAPEKHFVTSWVQEHFGAYWKSEVEVSFSRQPVSCYIAQRENEILGFACYEATAKNFFGPTGTKESERGKGIGKILLIKSLESLREMGYIYGIIGGVGPEDFYQKTVGAKVIDGSEISVYENLIRNNDTK